The following coding sequences are from one Triticum aestivum cultivar Chinese Spring chromosome 5A, IWGSC CS RefSeq v2.1, whole genome shotgun sequence window:
- the LOC123103309 gene encoding CCR4-NOT transcription complex subunit 10, with translation MEPAAPKEAPPPQPQPGVEEDGTLSATAAMARDAAVLFQSRRYAECADVLAQLLLKKEGDPKVLHNMAIAESFVDGCPDPKKLLEILGNVKIRSDELACASREQADSANGVGNNTYSEPRGSGIAPLISAAHNATAYGDEFDTTIITFNTALILHHLHDYESALSVLEPLYRNIEPIDETTALHVCFLLLDITLALQDASKAADVIQYLERSFGVANTGNQNEIASTVQQQPAQLKPAKSNTPPDSDSNTCPGGSEILSVGSFSDDTLEFESFYSTLDGGNHLGRPILNEFSRASADLAATAADLKVRLQIYKVRLLLLTRNLKVAKRELKVLMNMARGRDSSTELLLKSQLEYARGNYRKAVKLLSTPNNRTEPVMLTMFYNNLGCILHQQRSNHTSVLCFSKALKYSLSLRSEKPLKLSALSQDKSCLISYNCGIQHLMCGKPLLAARCFREAMPLLYHRPLFWLRFAECSLLALEMGFLTASGATSCKDEIEIYVVGSGKWRHLVISPVNSGSHLSDFGSSGEHGNLISLRFARQCLLNAQLLMDASEQKKMAISDTEECNQGSQCQKSSGQSTMSVESKVHSGPTTNANGEQKGAASLNATLQSSLAMYDDIIRKENLKIRQAILGDLAFVELCLENPLKALSIANSLLQVPDCSRMYLFLGHVYAAEALCLLNRLKEAVDQLTVYLRDDNAIELPYSVENREKAPVEKDSDGEDSVTPAMTKLTSEESQHSMSLKPEEACGVLYVDLGMTAAVQGELEQANYLVSRGFAMLPNSPRALLASIYVDLLQGKAQEAIGKLRRCRNVRFKTSSVAASR, from the exons ATGGAGCCCGCGGCGCCGAAGgaggcgccgccgccccagccacaGCCCGGGGTGGAGGAGGACGGGACGCTCTCCGCGACGGCAGCTATGGCAAGGGACGCCGCCGTGCTGTTCCAGAGCCGCCGGTACGCCGAGTGCGCCGATGTGCTCGCGCAGCTCCTGCTCAAGAAGGAGGGTGACCCCAAG GTCCTTCATAATATGGCTATCGCAGAATCGTTTGTGGATGGTTGTCCTGATCCAAAAAAGTTGCTTGAGATTCTTGGCAATGTTAAG ATAAGAAGCGATGAACTTGCCTGTGCATCTAGAGAACAAGCTGATTCTGCCAATGGGGTAGGGAACAATACTTATTCTGAACCAAGAGGCAGTGGCATTGCACCGTTGATTTCTGCTGCACATAATGCAACAGCCTATGGAGATGAGTTTGACACAACCATAATAACATTCAACACT GCTCTTAtccttcatcatcttcatgatTATGAATCTGCACTGTCTGTTTTGGAGCCATTGTACCGAAATATTGAACCTATTGATGAG ACAACTGCTCTTCATGTATGTTTTCTGTTATTGGATATTACATTAGCTTTGCAAGATGCATCAAAAGCCGCG GATGTCATTCAGTACTTGGAAAGATCATTTGGAGTAGCTAATACAGGGAACCAGAATGAAATTGCTAGCACAGTTCAGCAGCAACCTGCTCAACTGAAACCTGCAAAAAGTAACACGCCTCCAGATTCTGATTCAAATACTTGTCCTGGTGGATCTGAGATTCTTTCAGTTGGAAGTTTTTCGGATGATACACTGGAGTTTGAATCTTTTTACTCTACTCTGGATGGTGGAAATCACTTGGGCAGGCCTATCTTAAATGAGTTCTCGAGGGCATCAGCTGATCTTGCTGCCACAGCTGCTGATTTGAAAGTTAGACTACAAATTTACAAGGTCCGGCTTCTACTTCTCACAAGGAACCTGAAGGTTGCCAAGCGAGAACTCAAAGTTCTAATGAACATGGCTCGTGGTAGGGATTCATCTACAGAGCTTCTCTTGAAATCTCAGCTAGAGTATGCCCGAGGAAATTATCGGAAGGCTGTGAAGCTTTTGAGCACCCCCAATAATCGGACTGAACCAGTAATGCTAACCATGTTCTACAACAATCTTGGTTGTATACTCCATCAGCAGAGATCCAACCATACATCAGTATTGTGCTTCAGCAAAGCACTGAAATACAGCTTATCTCTTCGCTCAGAGAAACCATTGAAGCTGTCTGCACTATCACAAGACAAATCTTGTCTGATATCATACAACTGTGGGATCCAACATTTGATGTGTGGTAAACCACTGTTAGCAGCTCGTTGTTTTCGTGAGGCCATGCCGCTCTTGTACCATCGGCCCCTCTTTTGGCTCCGTTTTGCTGAGTGTAGCCTGCTAGCTCTAGAAATGGGCTTCCTCACTGCAAGCGGTGCTACTTCATGCAAAGATGAGATTGAAATTTATGTTGTGGGGTCAGGGAAATGGCGCCATTTAGTTATCAGTCCGGTGAACTCAGGAAGTCATTTATCAGATTTTGGGAGTTCAGGTGAACATGGAAATTTGATATCACTCAGATTTGCTAGACAGTGTCTACTCAACGCCCAACTATTAATGGATGCTTCTGAGCAGAAAAAAATGGCGATTTCAGATACAGAGGAGTGCAACCAAGGGTCACAATGCCAGAAAAGTTCAGGCCAGAGCACAATGAGTGTGGAATCCAAAGTCCACTCTGGTCCAACAACTAATGCAAATGGAGAACAAAAGGGAGCCGCGAGCTTGAATGCCACTTTGCAGAGCTCTCTTGCTATGTATGATGACATCATTAGAAAAGAGAACCTGAAAATTCGACAAGCCATCCTGGGGGACCTGGCGTTCGTCGAATTGTGTCTTGAGAATCCCTTGAAAGCTTTGTCTATTGCCAACTCACTGTTGCAGGTTCCAGACTGCTCCAGGATGTACTTATTCCTTGGCCATGTATATGCAGCTGAAGCTTTATGTTTGCTGAACAGGCTAAAGGAGGCTGTTGATCAGTTAACTGTTTATTTGAGAGATGACAATGCTATTGAGTTGCCCTACAGTGTTGAGAATCGTGAAAAGGCCCCTGTTGAGAAAGACAGCGATGGCGAGGATTCAGTCACTCCTGCCATGACAAAACTTACCTCAGAAGAATCTCAGCACTCAATGTCTCTCAAGCCCGAGGAAGCCTGTGGGGTTCTGTATGTTGACCTTGGCATGACTGCTGCAGTGCAGGGAGAGCTTGAGCAGGCCAACTACCTGGTGAGCCGTGGTTTTGCAATGTTGCCCAACAGCCCTAGGGCACTGCTAGCATCCATCTATGTGGATCTTCTGCAGGGGAAGGCGCAAGAAGCTATTGGCAAGTTGAGAAGGTGCAGAAACGTGAGATTTAAGACCAGTAGTGTAGCAGCCAGCAGATAA